In one window of Kitasatospora sp. MMS16-BH015 DNA:
- a CDS encoding amino acid ABC transporter permease: MSGEPTAVGEYRPSERRLAREAYRRGRARRSALIATVSTVATAVVLYLVVVNSPGWERTRETFFSWHYASLAFPEILKGLRVNLELMLVCGALILVLGLLLAIARTLRGPVFLPVRLLATVYVDFFLGLPMIICLLIMITGVPALRLTGVTTDPLVLGGAGLVLTYSAYVAEVFRAGIQSVHPSQRAAARSLGLTNAQAMRYVVLPQAVRRVVPPLLNNFVSLQKDTGLVSIGGVVDAVYAAKIVTSQSFNYTPYLVAGLVFIALTLPLTRLTDWMTARMNRRQQQGGAV, from the coding sequence ATGTCCGGGGAGCCCACGGCGGTCGGCGAGTACCGGCCCTCGGAGCGGCGGCTGGCCCGGGAGGCGTACCGGCGCGGCCGGGCCCGCCGCTCGGCGCTGATCGCCACGGTGAGCACGGTGGCCACGGCCGTGGTGCTCTACCTGGTGGTGGTCAACTCCCCCGGCTGGGAGCGCACCCGGGAGACCTTCTTCAGCTGGCACTACGCGAGCCTGGCCTTCCCGGAGATCCTCAAGGGCCTGCGGGTCAACCTCGAGCTGATGCTGGTCTGCGGGGCGCTGATCCTGGTGCTCGGCCTGCTGCTGGCGATCGCCCGCACCCTGCGCGGGCCGGTCTTCCTGCCGGTGCGGCTGCTGGCCACGGTGTACGTGGACTTCTTCCTCGGCCTGCCGATGATCATCTGCCTGCTGATCATGATCACCGGCGTACCGGCCCTGCGGCTGACCGGCGTCACCACCGACCCGCTGGTGCTCGGCGGCGCCGGCCTGGTGCTCACCTACTCCGCGTACGTGGCCGAGGTGTTCCGGGCCGGCATCCAGTCGGTGCACCCGAGCCAGCGCGCCGCCGCCCGCTCGCTGGGCCTGACCAACGCCCAGGCGATGCGGTACGTGGTGCTGCCGCAGGCGGTGCGGCGGGTGGTGCCGCCGCTGCTGAACAACTTCGTCTCGCTGCAGAAGGACACCGGGCTGGTCTCGATCGGCGGGGTGGTGGACGCGGTGTACGCGGCGAAGATCGTCACCTCGCAGTCCTTCAACTACACCCCCTACCTGGTGGCCGGGCTGGTCTTCATCGCGCTGACCCTCCCGCTCACCCGCCTGACCGATTGGATGACCGCCCGGATGAACCGCCGTCAGCAGCAGGGGGGTGCGGTATGA
- a CDS encoding DUF6421 family protein: MQNLSPSSAVAADLPVQPATGHAQHPAWLRLKDAVEALRPLQSKDGSIDLSAVQRHTVDPLVETVIGAIEELSPLFPHDAEYHAALVSDLRKWGETGYRTPDFLDSLLAFQPAAKREDGLQHLVVFPMYTQNGNPNHNLEAVLLNVVWPEWLSELERTRFDNPMFLAITFTDFTAGYDTNSAVLFPETVSVSKAPDRFTWGGIFCDREAARFRAVATSAVQQLGLEIPEDAAGLLADQFRAQQTFALWDLVHDRTHSHGDLPFDPFMIKQRSPFWMYGLEELRCDLTTFKEAVQLEAEGNEHARDVQYAILFDRMFRFTVTGDRVRNYDGMGGQLLFAYLHKNGALAWRDNKLTIDWSRVAEVTNGLCREIEDLYRAGIDRPKTAHWIAAYELVSRYLTPHPASTWAKGPEALPLDIAEEKALKKALCDAVLADEFPLSMFFEALNKKLSGVIANTRGITGTNLKGVAA; the protein is encoded by the coding sequence ATGCAGAATCTTTCGCCCAGCTCCGCTGTAGCGGCTGACCTTCCCGTTCAGCCCGCCACCGGCCACGCCCAGCACCCCGCCTGGCTCCGTCTGAAGGACGCGGTCGAGGCGCTGCGCCCCCTGCAGTCCAAGGACGGCTCCATCGACCTCTCCGCCGTGCAGCGCCACACCGTCGACCCGCTGGTCGAGACGGTCATCGGCGCGATCGAGGAGCTCTCCCCGCTCTTCCCGCACGACGCCGAGTACCACGCCGCCCTCGTCTCCGACCTGCGCAAATGGGGCGAGACGGGCTACCGCACCCCGGACTTCCTCGACTCGCTGCTCGCCTTCCAGCCCGCCGCGAAGCGCGAGGACGGCCTCCAGCACCTGGTCGTCTTCCCGATGTACACCCAGAACGGGAACCCGAACCACAACCTCGAGGCCGTGCTGCTGAACGTGGTCTGGCCGGAGTGGCTCTCCGAGCTGGAGCGGACGCGTTTCGACAACCCGATGTTCCTGGCCATCACCTTCACCGACTTCACCGCCGGGTACGACACCAACTCGGCCGTGCTCTTCCCGGAGACGGTCTCGGTCAGCAAGGCCCCCGACCGCTTCACCTGGGGCGGCATCTTCTGCGACCGCGAGGCCGCCCGCTTCCGCGCCGTCGCCACCAGCGCCGTCCAGCAGCTCGGCCTGGAGATCCCCGAGGACGCGGCCGGCCTGCTGGCCGACCAGTTCCGCGCCCAGCAGACCTTCGCCCTGTGGGACCTGGTCCACGACCGCACCCACAGCCACGGCGACCTGCCGTTCGACCCGTTCATGATCAAGCAGCGCAGCCCGTTCTGGATGTACGGCCTGGAGGAGCTCCGCTGCGACCTGACGACCTTCAAGGAGGCCGTCCAGCTCGAGGCCGAGGGCAACGAGCACGCCCGCGACGTCCAGTACGCGATCCTCTTCGACCGGATGTTCCGCTTCACCGTCACCGGCGACCGGGTCCGCAACTACGACGGAATGGGCGGCCAGCTGCTCTTCGCCTACCTGCACAAGAACGGCGCGCTGGCCTGGCGCGACAACAAGCTGACCATCGACTGGTCGCGGGTGGCCGAGGTCACCAACGGGCTCTGCCGCGAGATCGAGGACCTCTACCGGGCCGGCATCGACCGCCCGAAGACGGCCCACTGGATCGCCGCCTACGAGCTCGTCTCGCGCTACCTCACCCCGCACCCCGCCTCCACCTGGGCCAAGGGCCCGGAGGCGCTGCCGCTCGACATCGCCGAGGAGAAGGCCCTCAAGAAGGCCCTCTGCGACGCCGTGCTGGCCGACGAGTTCCCGCTCTCCATGTTCTTCGAGGCCCTGAACAAGAAGCTCAGCGGCGTCATCGCCAACACCCGGGGCATCACCGGGACCAACCTCAAGGGAGTCGCCGCATGA
- a CDS encoding ABC transporter substrate-binding protein, translating into MTSAPAPRLRRLAPLAGLLALVALAACAPQDEVKTGASAAPSGCAKGALATKKGGTLTVGTDKPAYAPWFADDKPASGEGFESAVAYVVADRLGYAKDKVAWTVSPFNKAFAPGAKDFDFDINQVSISAERKQAVDFSSGYYDVRQAVVALKSSKAAGAKSLADLKGVKLGAQVGTTSLSTITQQIKPSAQPAVFDDNDLAKAALKNGQIDALVVDLPTAFYITGAEITDAAVVGQFPSAGAGAEQFGLVLDKGSALTTCVSQAVDSLRADGTLAKLEQRWLSDAVSAPVLK; encoded by the coding sequence ATGACTTCTGCCCCCGCCCCGCGTCTCCGTCGACTCGCGCCCCTCGCCGGGCTGCTCGCCCTGGTGGCGCTGGCCGCCTGCGCCCCGCAGGACGAGGTGAAGACCGGTGCCTCGGCCGCGCCGAGCGGCTGCGCGAAGGGTGCGCTGGCCACCAAGAAGGGCGGCACGCTGACGGTGGGCACCGACAAGCCGGCGTACGCGCCCTGGTTCGCGGACGACAAGCCGGCCAGTGGCGAGGGCTTCGAGTCGGCGGTGGCCTACGTGGTGGCGGACCGGCTCGGCTACGCCAAGGACAAGGTGGCCTGGACGGTGAGCCCGTTCAACAAGGCGTTCGCCCCCGGGGCGAAGGACTTCGACTTCGACATCAACCAGGTGTCGATCAGCGCGGAGCGCAAGCAGGCGGTGGACTTCTCCTCGGGCTACTACGACGTGCGGCAGGCCGTGGTCGCGCTGAAGAGCTCCAAGGCGGCGGGCGCCAAGAGCCTGGCCGACCTGAAGGGCGTGAAGCTGGGCGCCCAGGTCGGCACCACCAGCCTCTCCACCATCACCCAGCAGATCAAGCCCTCGGCGCAGCCGGCCGTGTTCGACGACAACGACCTGGCGAAGGCGGCGCTGAAGAACGGTCAGATCGACGCCCTGGTGGTCGACCTGCCGACCGCCTTCTACATCACCGGCGCCGAGATCACCGACGCCGCGGTGGTCGGCCAGTTCCCGAGCGCCGGCGCGGGCGCCGAGCAGTTCGGCCTGGTGCTCGACAAGGGCAGCGCGCTGACCACCTGCGTCTCGCAGGCGGTGGACTCGCTGCGGGCCGACGGCACGCTGGCCAAGCTGGAGCAGCGCTGGCTCTCCGACGCCGTCTCCGCGCCGGTGCTGAAGTGA
- a CDS encoding amino acid ABC transporter ATP-binding protein — MTDVLRLESLRKSFGGQLVLRDVSVSVPAHSVTVLIGASGSGKSTLLRCANLLEEVDDGAIYLDGEEITDPRTDQDAARRKIGVVFQAYNLFPHMNVLDNVTLAPRRVHGVGRAEAEAKALELLDRLGLAAKAKEYPDRLSGGQQQRVAIVRALATSPRLLLLDEITAALDPELVGEVLAVVRDLKEQGMTMVLSTHEMGFAREVADQVCFLDAGVVLEQGPPAQLFGDPQEERTRQFLKRIVATGRLSPGP, encoded by the coding sequence ATGACGGACGTGCTGCGGCTGGAGTCCCTCCGCAAGAGCTTCGGCGGCCAACTGGTGCTGCGGGACGTCTCCGTCTCGGTGCCCGCGCACTCGGTGACGGTGCTGATCGGCGCCTCGGGCTCGGGCAAGTCCACCCTGCTGCGCTGCGCCAACCTGCTGGAGGAGGTCGACGACGGCGCGATCTACCTGGACGGCGAGGAGATCACCGACCCCCGCACCGACCAGGACGCCGCCCGCCGCAAGATCGGCGTGGTCTTCCAGGCCTACAATCTCTTCCCGCACATGAACGTGCTCGACAACGTCACGCTGGCCCCGCGCCGCGTCCACGGGGTCGGGCGCGCCGAGGCCGAGGCCAAGGCCCTGGAGCTCCTCGACCGGCTCGGCCTGGCCGCCAAGGCCAAGGAGTACCCGGACCGGCTCTCCGGCGGCCAGCAGCAGCGGGTGGCGATCGTCCGGGCGCTGGCCACCTCGCCGCGGCTGCTGCTCCTGGACGAGATCACCGCCGCGCTCGACCCCGAGCTGGTCGGCGAGGTGCTGGCCGTGGTCCGCGACCTCAAGGAGCAGGGCATGACGATGGTGCTCTCCACCCACGAGATGGGCTTCGCCCGCGAGGTGGCCGACCAGGTCTGCTTCCTGGACGCGGGCGTGGTGCTCGAACAGGGCCCGCCGGCCCAGCTCTTCGGCGACCCGCAGGAGGAGCGCACCCGGCAGTTCCTCAAGCGCATCGTGGCCACCGGACGGCTCAGCCCCGGGCCCTGA
- a CDS encoding SDR family NAD(P)-dependent oxidoreductase has translation MTASLAGKVVAVAGASGLGGPAVVRRLAADGATVIAADIDQQRLDAVVDSVKLAVPGAKVTAQVIDLLDPQEVHDWADHLEAEHGHVDGLLHLVGGWRGSKTFFETRIDDWDFLHDRVVRTLQHTSLAFQPALVRSASGRYAMVSAAGAHKPTAGGAAYAAAKAATEAWTLSMADSFKKETTAESGEPTAAAAILVIKALVSPEMRAEKPEAKFPGYTDIADLADTLAGLWDRPAAELNGQHLWLTAR, from the coding sequence ATGACCGCCAGCCTCGCAGGCAAGGTCGTCGCCGTGGCCGGGGCCAGTGGCCTCGGCGGCCCGGCCGTCGTCCGCCGACTGGCCGCTGACGGCGCCACCGTCATCGCCGCCGACATCGACCAGCAGCGCCTGGACGCCGTGGTCGACTCGGTGAAGCTCGCCGTCCCCGGCGCCAAGGTCACCGCCCAGGTGATCGACCTGCTCGACCCGCAGGAGGTGCACGACTGGGCCGACCACCTGGAGGCCGAGCACGGGCACGTCGACGGCCTGCTCCACCTGGTCGGCGGCTGGCGCGGCAGCAAGACCTTCTTCGAGACCCGGATCGACGACTGGGACTTCCTGCACGACCGCGTCGTGCGCACCCTGCAGCACACCTCGCTGGCCTTCCAGCCCGCGCTGGTCCGCAGCGCCTCCGGCCGCTACGCGATGGTCTCCGCCGCCGGCGCCCACAAGCCCACCGCCGGTGGCGCCGCCTACGCCGCGGCCAAGGCCGCCACCGAGGCCTGGACCCTCTCGATGGCCGACTCCTTCAAGAAGGAGACCACCGCGGAGAGTGGCGAGCCGACCGCGGCCGCTGCCATCCTGGTGATCAAGGCCCTGGTCAGCCCCGAGATGCGTGCCGAGAAGCCCGAGGCCAAGTTCCCCGGCTACACCGACATCGCCGACCTGGCCGACACCCTGGCGGGCCTCTGG